In Gammaproteobacteria bacterium (ex Lamellibrachia satsuma), a single genomic region encodes these proteins:
- a CDS encoding outer membrane beta-barrel protein, giving the protein MPGDRLGEGTVSHWTQTLWFRFLARLLSVFLVFQGTPPLRLSLPDIDPFFLLGISTVQAQEVPEWLVSTVDANHEDRFIQEKIAQLGPGIEAAFAFVRGEIGFEAYTGSLRGARGTLWSDAGNSLDQASLLIALLRGQGIGARYVRGTLDEADAKVLITSMFDPELMAQAVGYIPEEYEKADPVNDADLIAEVTDHWWVELEDGTQLDPSFSDSTVWGAPSSTHFDVPEVHRHKVTVRLKVESHNMLSQFTDNVPLEQKFSAAELYGKPLTLGHYVNTHKPLALIGGLITHNYAPYILLDDNSESIEGQTMIRGNDYQEFFSSLIPMANTMLTRLTLELGLESPNKEARVLKRDLLDRVGFAARHGLSAPGVADTERPAINQYDVTTINIVSGSVNDELMGIQLASSLDEEGYDLMLLSETLLNKDPASFTSDEDDLLGQLVKYQTRQNIAKTRLLATNYLVTSDELARSTAKQHIVKFYHDAPRVILSFDEYQVNVNDTMTNRFGIDLLLDSTKAVAYPGQNRDASIVAKIWRGLENNLAETEAVRTFTEGLESEISLYSTYEVFEEAHKAGLGTVVLYGHQDISRRLDNLDMSAEARARIGDALRSGKSVTVPSGMVTINGNQTIGWYENNPETGEFIGVLENGRHGSLAEYASILRIRTQVVGLQIRQFVMSFARVVVRNLTRIKNKIWDLYKKFPDEWKPDPVGLATEITKEVVKQGAVGAAQGVAEGLADAFVESIEESIIEAYKDDIKARLNEELGGDAGTQLLKDLEGPLGNLNQYMSAESYVKDVKSITNTSLDINLDLKKIAKQANKAMIMDWIKLNVPNLTKGQLSQLELDIESHTNAGMKKGITTVAGKGIGGIIGAPIRGGANLIFKNITKNLVKDKIKPIVRENLKIDTIVGGANQTIFDISAYASEELESFFNKGSVIDIAGTDYEVVNLLFVPALTKESEVSNSTLGLSVVSDDLFSVKLAQGQVPSAFRVQIENLGSSGNFVVGTVAPAGWEILTARDSITVPFSSTGVVSVFLRPLVSTTVPIPGTSVDFSVTAELAGNPSTRLTKDVDFIMPEVHALTASADPVSLYATPNGDVQTNLTFTNTGNVAQTVTLGLDLPAGWTADDLGSAPTLDPGESVTRTLTFTAQGLDLDSDHYVAVTAIFGASGEFETRVPLHLHVAAPGSLQALHAATDADALGRPELAGTLETLGQDLSTLYQDLGSAPHKSRLLASLDTLAAQLDDPLLAPFTPDIDTARQAIADSTPATLETALDDLGTTLTAFGDQLAAMADHDFELALQPNNAEAQPQSPTDFGLYLKNRGTESTVYNLSLAGVPVGITATLSQDSVTLPAGFAVEPGVTGTHHLPIAIDVTLTQPADELTAFEFELVVTADGAPEVQRSTYGSFTSRDELVSVLSVTSAPAFTDPGGSVDVTTRLLNALNRERDLLVSYRVKNTGGAELFSSAPQAVQMSVLSSVATVALGAFDTSGLPLGSYTLEVSVTESDGTPLPGGSGSGTLMVGSPLNATLSADPDSLPAGDGQAAVTLQIDSLVNYDANGIGLIGLTDTLGGGRSVAVRGDYAYLGGTEGVTVLNISTPQDPLIVHTFGLAGNNRTWIKDDTLLVANERDLYVYGLTDPEQPELLASAASGVTGTHASGFYVQGDLAFINTIIFIWGSSFVGIRGDTIIYDLGDPLNPQSLGLFYNTPQGSYPQWPGSNYFIGESAVGKDDVVYLMSSSAETAAVGGTGRLRMLDVSDPQNVTEAGVFDLPGSVLLGGMAIQGNRALVVGTDGPFVISDGSPLQSGQMTLHLLDVSDPLNPTILGSELLAGEGLYKFLLFSVRSVTDELFVIEDILLNGQAKLRLVDTSDPANLRVIDIDTASVVGGALFNSGLLYTASDSGLGIYDLGGLTGIPVTAQVQVPNDGSAVILPGSFNRAPDSTTPGAGFDTLQWDLLLQTGQLSHVLNWQVQLDGLQPGEARDAALGAAVDFTAWGSAGSIDLPAASVAVEQIVALTPDSRTMRPGEESLYTVTLMNPTATAVTYDLGLQGLPPEWVTLQASVEVPAAGSIDLPLAVRADALASLGEHGFALTATTADGARGLAYSSLILEGTAVIQAEIHGVVITLTPLQDTAGQGTGATYRVRITNTGNVTETYELTGQLPVGIQGVFGEASVTVAPGLDNYREVLLTLTAPSGTAAGGQDFNVTATSTGTSGVTDQAVGTLSVSGFGVDVALTALAARPDSTFLMRVTNTGQSLDTFDLSLGGVLAPAATLEITEVTLAAGASQDVTVTVIDIDFAYPGSLDLVVIATSRGDSNVQDRAAAAIDIPQSQGLTVTLDPVEVELPGVGDGAFLVLVQNSGNSEDAYSAAITGTDGAISAASLDGLDGQPTQSIPSFRLPGLATGAILLNVSLSSFGEGTVDVTIHSQSNALISGTVTARLKTANQNPVADPGADRTVHLGDLVQLDGSNSTDPDQGPSPLAYAWSFIAVPPGSTLDDQAIADANTVSASFTPDLTGQYRVQLIVSDGLLSDSREVAFQVENQVPVADAGPDLSVLIGEALILNGSSSHDPDRDLIRYRWTLAQTPAGSALVQDDIGNATTPEPSFMPDLAGLYELALVVTDGDLESNPDPIRISAYDVDLPPQADAGPDRNALVGDQAVVDGSGSYDPDAAPQPLTYRWTFASLPPGSALDDAAISNAASAVASFLPDVAGTYSLDLEVSDGLVQHSDQISVHCYLVETPPNADAGDDTLAGKGILVSLDAGASFDPDTPAQGLSYTWSFVSIPEGSGLDNADLSNANTATPGFTPDVEGRYVLRLTLSDGTGEDSDNVMVSAKAGSGGDVVGAGGGGFGWLELWLLLTWLGIAGALRGRRRFGQLAVALMLAFLVTGGGLFSRPTQADDGPWYMGVSVGASKSAADAAELDANLAALGYSTTTTLDNTDIGWKLFGGYQWNPNLAVEAALVDLGQVTSRISGNFGDLDAFVADVARVHPYSARGISASIIGELPVAQRFRLFGKAGLFFWDADIDARFEVGGQPISFDSKQGVDPVFGAGVKFHINKKTAVRVEWERYEIDRDSVQLFSAGVEYRFP; this is encoded by the coding sequence TTGCCGGGCGATCGATTGGGGGAGGGCACCGTGTCACACTGGACTCAGACTCTATGGTTTCGGTTTCTGGCGCGTCTCCTTTCTGTCTTCCTGGTGTTCCAGGGGACACCACCACTCCGATTATCCCTTCCCGATATAGATCCTTTCTTCCTGCTGGGCATCAGCACGGTCCAGGCCCAGGAGGTGCCGGAATGGCTTGTCTCCACGGTGGATGCCAATCATGAGGATCGCTTCATCCAGGAGAAGATCGCTCAACTCGGCCCCGGCATAGAGGCCGCCTTCGCCTTCGTGCGGGGCGAGATCGGCTTCGAGGCCTATACCGGCTCCCTGCGCGGGGCGCGCGGTACCCTCTGGTCCGATGCCGGCAACAGCCTGGACCAGGCCAGCCTGCTGATCGCCCTGCTGCGGGGGCAGGGGATTGGGGCGCGCTATGTGCGGGGGACGCTTGACGAGGCGGATGCCAAGGTATTGATCACCTCGATGTTTGATCCGGAACTGATGGCTCAGGCCGTGGGGTATATTCCCGAGGAATATGAAAAAGCCGATCCTGTAAATGACGCTGATCTAATCGCCGAGGTTACCGATCACTGGTGGGTTGAATTGGAAGACGGCACTCAGCTCGATCCCAGTTTTAGCGATAGCACCGTGTGGGGTGCACCCTCATCAACCCATTTTGATGTGCCTGAAGTCCATAGACACAAGGTCACCGTCCGACTGAAAGTGGAATCGCATAATATGCTTTCCCAGTTTACGGATAATGTGCCATTGGAACAAAAGTTTTCAGCAGCAGAACTGTACGGGAAACCGCTTACCCTGGGTCATTATGTAAACACTCATAAACCTCTTGCCCTGATTGGGGGGCTTATAACTCATAATTACGCCCCTTACATCCTGCTGGATGACAACTCGGAATCCATTGAAGGCCAAACCATGATCCGGGGTAACGATTACCAAGAGTTTTTTTCCTCCCTCATACCCATGGCGAACACAATGTTGACTCGTCTTACCTTGGAACTGGGGCTCGAATCCCCAAACAAAGAGGCGCGGGTACTCAAGCGTGATCTCCTGGATCGGGTGGGATTCGCGGCCAGGCACGGCCTGTCTGCTCCAGGTGTAGCAGATACTGAACGGCCAGCCATCAACCAGTACGATGTAACGACCATCAATATCGTTTCCGGTTCAGTAAATGATGAATTAATGGGAATTCAATTGGCCAGTTCTCTTGATGAGGAAGGTTATGATCTGATGTTGCTGTCAGAAACTTTGTTAAATAAAGATCCCGCATCGTTTACCAGTGACGAGGATGATCTGCTGGGACAACTTGTCAAATATCAAACGCGCCAAAACATAGCAAAAACGCGTCTTTTGGCCACCAACTATTTAGTGACTTCCGACGAGTTGGCTAGAAGCACCGCTAAGCAGCATATCGTGAAGTTCTATCATGATGCTCCCCGGGTCATTTTGTCATTCGACGAGTATCAGGTAAATGTAAATGACACGATGACTAACCGCTTCGGCATCGACCTTCTCCTGGATAGTACCAAAGCAGTTGCCTATCCAGGACAAAATAGAGATGCTTCCATTGTTGCCAAGATATGGCGTGGACTGGAAAACAACCTTGCTGAAACAGAAGCGGTCAGGACTTTTACAGAAGGGCTCGAAAGCGAAATATCGCTTTATTCAACATACGAAGTGTTCGAAGAAGCACACAAGGCCGGGCTAGGCACGGTTGTCCTTTACGGACACCAGGATATATCCAGACGACTGGATAACCTGGACATGTCAGCGGAAGCCAGGGCCCGCATTGGGGATGCCCTGCGATCAGGGAAATCCGTGACCGTGCCTTCGGGAATGGTCACTATCAACGGTAACCAGACGATAGGCTGGTATGAAAACAATCCGGAAACCGGCGAATTTATAGGGGTTCTGGAAAATGGAAGGCATGGATCATTGGCAGAATATGCCTCGATACTACGAATTCGGACTCAAGTGGTGGGCCTTCAGATCCGCCAGTTTGTCATGAGTTTTGCACGGGTTGTTGTGCGTAATTTAACCAGAATAAAAAATAAGATATGGGACTTATATAAGAAATTTCCAGATGAATGGAAGCCGGATCCCGTCGGACTTGCAACAGAGATTACAAAAGAGGTAGTCAAGCAGGGGGCGGTGGGTGCTGCACAAGGCGTTGCCGAAGGGTTGGCAGATGCCTTTGTTGAGTCTATAGAAGAATCGATTATCGAAGCATATAAAGACGATATCAAAGCAAGGCTGAACGAGGAGTTGGGTGGTGATGCTGGGACTCAGTTGCTGAAAGATCTGGAAGGACCTTTGGGAAACTTGAACCAATACATGAGTGCGGAAAGTTATGTAAAGGATGTTAAGTCGATAACTAATACAAGTTTGGATATTAATCTGGATTTAAAGAAGATCGCAAAACAAGCTAATAAAGCAATGATTATGGATTGGATCAAACTCAATGTTCCCAATCTCACAAAAGGCCAACTGTCGCAACTGGAGCTGGATATCGAAAGCCACACAAACGCCGGAATGAAAAAAGGTATAACCACCGTGGCTGGAAAAGGCATTGGCGGAATAATAGGCGCACCCATCAGGGGCGGTGCAAATTTGATCTTTAAGAACATAACCAAGAATTTGGTAAAGGATAAAATCAAACCCATCGTCAGAGAAAATCTGAAAATCGACACCATAGTCGGCGGCGCAAATCAGACGATCTTCGATATCAGTGCCTACGCTAGCGAAGAACTGGAATCATTCTTTAACAAAGGCAGCGTAATCGACATTGCCGGCACGGATTATGAAGTCGTAAATCTGTTATTCGTACCCGCACTGACCAAAGAATCTGAAGTCAGTAATTCTACACTTGGTTTGTCCGTTGTTTCAGATGATCTGTTTTCGGTGAAACTTGCCCAGGGCCAGGTTCCTTCCGCCTTTCGAGTACAGATCGAGAACCTGGGTTCGAGTGGTAACTTCGTCGTGGGGACTGTTGCGCCTGCTGGCTGGGAGATATTGACGGCACGCGATTCGATTACGGTACCTTTTTCATCAACGGGAGTGGTGAGCGTCTTTCTCCGGCCATTGGTAAGTACGACAGTGCCGATTCCCGGTACGAGTGTCGATTTTTCGGTGACTGCTGAGCTAGCTGGAAATCCCTCTACACGCCTTACAAAGGACGTTGATTTCATCATGCCGGAGGTCCATGCTCTGACCGCATCGGCCGACCCGGTCAGCCTTTACGCCACACCCAACGGCGATGTGCAGACCAACCTCACCTTCACCAATACCGGCAATGTGGCTCAAACCGTCACGCTCGGTCTCGACCTGCCGGCGGGCTGGACCGCCGACGACCTGGGCAGTGCACCCACTTTGGACCCCGGCGAGTCGGTGACCCGGACTCTGACCTTCACGGCCCAGGGACTGGACCTGGACAGCGACCACTATGTGGCCGTGACCGCCATCTTTGGTGCCAGCGGCGAATTTGAGACGCGGGTTCCACTGCACCTGCATGTGGCCGCCCCCGGCTCCCTTCAGGCTCTGCACGCGGCAACCGACGCCGATGCCCTCGGTCGCCCCGAACTGGCAGGCACCCTGGAAACCCTGGGCCAGGATCTGAGTACCCTCTATCAGGATCTCGGCAGCGCGCCCCACAAGAGTCGCTTACTGGCCAGCCTGGATACCCTGGCGGCTCAGCTTGACGACCCTCTGTTGGCGCCATTCACCCCGGACATCGACACCGCCCGCCAAGCCATAGCTGACAGTACGCCCGCCACTTTGGAGACGGCCCTGGACGATCTGGGCACCACCCTCACGGCTTTTGGTGACCAGTTGGCGGCCATGGCCGACCACGATTTCGAGCTGGCCCTGCAGCCCAATAACGCCGAGGCGCAGCCCCAGAGTCCGACCGACTTTGGGCTCTATCTGAAGAACCGGGGGACCGAGTCCACCGTCTACAACCTGAGCTTGGCGGGCGTGCCTGTCGGCATCACCGCCACGCTGAGTCAGGACTCAGTGACCTTGCCCGCCGGCTTTGCGGTTGAGCCTGGTGTTACCGGCACCCACCACCTGCCGATCGCCATCGATGTCACACTCACCCAACCGGCGGATGAGTTGACCGCCTTCGAATTCGAACTGGTGGTGACCGCCGACGGCGCTCCCGAAGTGCAACGTTCGACCTATGGCAGCTTCACCTCCAGGGATGAGTTGGTGAGCGTACTTTCAGTGACCAGCGCCCCGGCCTTTACCGACCCCGGCGGCAGTGTGGATGTGACCACGCGGCTGCTCAATGCGCTGAACCGGGAGCGGGATCTGCTGGTGAGCTATCGGGTGAAAAACACAGGCGGCGCGGAGCTCTTCAGTTCTGCACCACAAGCCGTGCAGATGAGTGTGCTCTCATCGGTGGCCACGGTCGCCCTGGGAGCGTTTGATACCAGCGGTCTGCCACTTGGGAGTTATACCCTTGAGGTGAGTGTTACCGAGTCCGATGGCACGCCGCTTCCGGGCGGCTCCGGCAGTGGAACCCTGATGGTCGGCTCGCCTTTGAACGCAACCTTGTCGGCCGATCCGGACAGCCTCCCGGCGGGGGATGGTCAGGCAGCGGTTACTCTGCAGATCGACAGTCTGGTGAATTATGACGCCAATGGCATCGGTCTGATCGGTCTGACCGATACCCTTGGCGGTGGGCGTTCCGTAGCGGTTCGGGGGGATTATGCCTATCTGGGCGGCACCGAGGGTGTCACTGTGTTGAATATCAGCACGCCCCAGGACCCGCTGATTGTCCATACCTTCGGCTTGGCCGGGAATAACCGCACCTGGATCAAGGATGATACTCTGCTGGTGGCCAATGAACGCGATCTGTATGTCTATGGTCTGACTGATCCTGAACAGCCAGAGTTGCTGGCCTCGGCTGCCAGTGGCGTCACCGGAACCCACGCATCCGGTTTCTATGTGCAGGGTGATCTGGCCTTCATCAATACAATAATCTTTATCTGGGGCAGCAGCTTTGTAGGGATTCGCGGCGACACCATTATTTATGATCTGGGCGATCCGCTGAATCCGCAGAGTCTGGGGTTATTTTACAACACACCCCAGGGTTCGTATCCACAGTGGCCGGGCAGTAACTATTTCATCGGCGAGAGTGCAGTCGGGAAGGACGACGTTGTCTATCTGATGAGCAGTTCGGCAGAGACCGCCGCCGTTGGGGGTACAGGACGGCTGCGGATGCTCGATGTCAGCGACCCGCAGAATGTCACTGAAGCCGGTGTTTTCGATCTTCCCGGATCGGTGCTGCTGGGTGGCATGGCCATTCAGGGGAACAGGGCCCTGGTGGTGGGTACGGATGGTCCGTTTGTCATCAGTGACGGTTCCCCTCTGCAGAGCGGCCAAATGACGCTGCATCTGCTGGATGTGTCCGATCCCCTGAATCCGACGATACTGGGGTCAGAACTGTTGGCTGGCGAGGGGCTGTACAAATTCTTACTGTTTTCCGTACGCAGTGTTACTGATGAACTCTTCGTCATAGAAGATATCCTTTTGAATGGCCAGGCAAAACTGCGCCTGGTGGATACCAGCGATCCCGCGAATCTCAGGGTTATCGATATTGATACAGCGAGTGTGGTCGGAGGAGCACTGTTCAACAGCGGGCTGCTCTACACCGCCAGCGACTCCGGTCTGGGTATCTATGATCTGGGTGGTCTGACCGGTATTCCAGTGACTGCACAGGTGCAGGTGCCGAATGATGGCAGCGCCGTGATCCTGCCCGGTTCGTTCAACCGGGCGCCGGACAGCACCACGCCAGGGGCCGGTTTCGATACCCTGCAGTGGGATCTGTTGCTGCAGACTGGCCAGCTCAGCCATGTCCTCAACTGGCAGGTCCAGCTGGATGGCCTGCAGCCGGGCGAGGCCAGGGATGCGGCCCTCGGTGCAGCAGTGGACTTTACCGCCTGGGGCAGTGCGGGTTCTATTGATCTGCCCGCCGCATCCGTGGCGGTGGAACAGATTGTGGCCCTGACGCCGGATAGCCGCACGATGCGGCCGGGTGAGGAGAGTCTCTATACCGTTACACTGATGAATCCGACAGCCACAGCCGTGACTTACGATCTGGGATTGCAGGGGCTTCCACCGGAGTGGGTGACCCTGCAGGCCTCCGTGGAAGTACCGGCGGCTGGGTCGATCGATCTTCCCCTGGCGGTGCGTGCAGATGCCCTTGCCAGTTTGGGTGAGCATGGGTTTGCGCTAACAGCGACTACGGCCGATGGCGCCAGAGGGTTGGCTTATAGCAGCCTGATACTGGAGGGCACTGCTGTGATCCAGGCCGAAATCCACGGTGTGGTGATCACCCTGACCCCACTTCAGGATACAGCAGGGCAGGGAACCGGTGCGACCTATCGAGTGCGCATCACCAACACCGGCAATGTCACCGAGACCTACGAGCTGACCGGCCAGTTGCCGGTGGGCATCCAAGGTGTCTTCGGCGAAGCGAGCGTGACGGTGGCGCCCGGCCTCGACAACTATCGTGAAGTGTTGCTGACCCTGACCGCGCCCTCTGGGACCGCCGCCGGTGGCCAGGACTTCAACGTAACCGCCACCTCCACCGGCACGTCCGGGGTGACAGACCAGGCCGTGGGCACGTTGAGCGTCTCCGGCTTCGGGGTCGATGTGGCTTTGACCGCCCTGGCCGCAAGGCCGGACAGTACTTTTCTCATGCGGGTGACCAACACCGGTCAGAGCCTGGATACCTTCGACCTGAGCCTGGGCGGGGTTCTGGCCCCGGCCGCCACCCTGGAAATTACCGAAGTCACCCTGGCGGCAGGTGCTTCCCAGGATGTGACGGTTACCGTCATCGATATCGATTTCGCCTATCCAGGTTCGCTGGATTTGGTGGTCATTGCCACCTCCCGCGGCGATAGCAACGTACAGGACCGGGCCGCAGCCGCGATCGACATACCCCAAAGTCAGGGACTGACCGTGACCCTGGACCCGGTGGAGGTTGAACTGCCGGGTGTGGGCGATGGTGCCTTCCTGGTACTGGTGCAAAACAGCGGTAACAGCGAGGACGCCTACTCGGCTGCCATCACCGGCACCGACGGTGCCATCAGTGCCGCCAGTCTGGACGGTCTGGATGGCCAGCCCACCCAGTCCATCCCCAGCTTCCGGTTGCCCGGACTCGCCACCGGCGCTATCCTGCTCAACGTCAGCCTGAGCAGTTTTGGGGAGGGGACCGTGGACGTGACTATCCATTCGCAGAGCAACGCGCTAATTAGTGGGACGGTAACCGCCCGGCTGAAGACCGCAAATCAGAACCCGGTGGCCGATCCCGGAGCTGATCGCACTGTCCACTTGGGCGACTTGGTCCAGCTGGACGGCAGCAACAGCACCGACCCGGACCAGGGACCCTCTCCCCTGGCCTATGCCTGGAGCTTCATCGCCGTGCCGCCCGGCAGCACCCTGGACGATCAGGCCATCGCCGACGCGAACACCGTCTCAGCCTCTTTTACACCGGATCTGACCGGCCAGTACCGGGTGCAGCTTATTGTATCCGACGGGCTGCTGTCGGATTCCCGTGAGGTGGCCTTCCAAGTGGAGAATCAGGTGCCGGTGGCTGATGCCGGACCCGACCTCTCCGTACTGATCGGTGAAGCCCTGATCCTCAACGGCAGCAGCTCCCACGACCCGGATCGGGATCTGATCCGCTACCGATGGACACTGGCTCAGACACCTGCGGGCAGCGCCCTGGTTCAGGACGATATCGGCAACGCGACTACCCCGGAACCTTCTTTCATGCCCGACCTGGCGGGTCTCTACGAACTGGCGCTGGTGGTGACGGATGGTGATCTGGAGAGCAATCCGGACCCGATCCGGATCAGTGCCTACGATGTGGACCTGCCACCGCAGGCGGATGCGGGACCGGACCGGAATGCCCTCGTGGGGGATCAGGCTGTCGTGGACGGCAGCGGGAGCTATGATCCGGATGCCGCGCCTCAGCCGCTGACGTACCGCTGGACTTTCGCCAGCCTGCCGCCCGGCAGTGCCCTGGACGATGCGGCGATCTCCAACGCGGCCTCCGCAGTGGCCTCCTTCCTGCCGGATGTGGCCGGAACCTATAGCCTGGACCTGGAGGTCTCGGACGGCTTGGTCCAGCATAGCGACCAGATAAGCGTCCATTGCTACCTGGTTGAAACACCCCCCAATGCCGATGCCGGAGACGACACCCTGGCCGGAAAGGGGATCCTGGTCAGCCTGGACGCCGGTGCAAGCTTCGACCCCGACACACCGGCACAAGGCCTGAGCTACACCTGGAGCTTCGTTTCCATACCGGAAGGTAGCGGTCTGGACAACGCTGATCTCAGCAATGCCAATACCGCCACCCCTGGTTTCACGCCGGACGTAGAAGGCCGTTACGTACTGCGCCTGACCCTGTCCGACGGGACGGGCGAGGACTCGGACAACGTCATGGTCAGCGCCAAGGCTGGAAGCGGAGGAGATGTGGTGGGCGCCGGTGGCGGTGGATTCGGTTGGCTGGAACTGTGGCTGTTGTTGACTTGGCTTGGGATTGCCGGAGCGTTGCGCGGGCGTCGAAGATTCGGCCAACTGGCCGTAGCATTGATGCTTGCCTTTCTGGTAACGGGTGGAGGGCTGTTTTCTCGTCCCACCCAGGCTGATGATGGACCCTGGTACATGGGAGTATCTGTCGGGGCATCAAAATCCGCTGCCGACGCTGCCGAACTGGATGCGAACCTGGCTGCGTTGGGTTATTCCACCACTACCACGCTGGACAATACCGACATCGGTTGGAAACTCTTCGGTGGATATCAGTGGAATCCCAACCTGGCGGTGGAGGCGGCCCTGGTTGATCTCGGCCAGGTGACATCCCGCATCAGCGGTAACTTTGGCGACCTGGATGCATTCGTAGCCGATGTGGCCAGGGTACATCCGTATTCCGCCAGGGGTATCAGTGCCTCGATAATAGGTGAGCTGCCGGTGGCGCAGCGGTTCCGTCTATTCGGAAAGGCGGGGCTGTTTTTTTGGGACGCAGATATCGATGCGCGGTTCGAGGTGGGCGGTCAGCCCATCAGCTTCGATAGCAAACAGGGAGTGGATCCGGTATTTGGAGCAGGGGTGAAGTTTCATATCAACAAAAAAACGGCGGTTAGGGTGGAGTGGGAGCGTTATGAAATTGACAGAGACTCTGTGCAACTCTTCTCCGCAGGCGTCGAATATCGTTTTCCCTGA
- a CDS encoding DUF481 domain-containing protein yields MRLTTSLFILISLSLCASFASAAIIHLKNGDTLNAPIIAETNESVTLLHDSLGSVTINRSQISEILAEKKVGAPQADTLKSEEPAKPEDQGLLASGFMKDWSRELDIGLSGAEGNSQKFNLHAGFGADYSDDEDVWKFRTAYDSAQSDNETSQNQFFADLQKDWLRPDSPWFIYAQGRYDWDEFKDWDHRISGSGGVGYQFLKNETWLVKGKAGLGGNQTFGGNDEKFSPEAILGLDADWKISDKESLSMGTTFYPNLRDSGEFRNISTLDWKISMDAALGIKIGLSNEYDSEAIGDTKENDFKYNASLVWGL; encoded by the coding sequence ATGCGCCTGACAACCTCACTCTTTATCCTGATCTCTCTTTCACTCTGCGCCTCCTTTGCGTCCGCTGCCATTATCCATCTTAAAAACGGCGATACCCTGAATGCGCCGATCATTGCCGAGACAAATGAGAGCGTGACTCTGCTGCACGACTCCCTCGGCTCAGTCACCATCAACCGTTCACAGATCTCCGAGATTCTCGCAGAGAAGAAAGTAGGCGCTCCCCAAGCTGACACGCTCAAAAGCGAAGAACCGGCGAAACCCGAAGATCAGGGGTTGCTCGCCAGCGGTTTCATGAAAGACTGGAGTCGCGAACTCGACATCGGCCTCAGCGGTGCCGAGGGCAACAGTCAGAAATTCAACCTGCACGCCGGTTTCGGCGCCGACTATTCAGATGATGAGGATGTCTGGAAGTTCCGCACCGCTTACGACTCTGCGCAAAGTGACAACGAAACCTCTCAAAATCAGTTTTTCGCAGATCTGCAAAAAGATTGGCTGCGCCCCGACTCCCCCTGGTTTATCTATGCGCAAGGCCGCTATGACTGGGATGAGTTCAAGGATTGGGATCACCGGATATCCGGCTCCGGCGGTGTGGGTTACCAGTTCCTCAAAAACGAGACATGGCTGGTAAAGGGCAAGGCCGGTCTCGGCGGCAACCAGACCTTCGGCGGCAACGACGAAAAGTTCAGCCCGGAAGCGATTCTGGGCCTGGATGCGGATTGGAAGATCTCCGACAAAGAGTCCTTGTCGATGGGCACCACCTTCTATCCCAACCTGAGAGACAGCGGCGAGTTCCGCAACATCTCAACCCTCGACTGGAAGATCTCCATGGATGCTGCACTGGGCATCAAGATCGGTCTCTCCAACGAATACGACTCCGAAGCGATTGGAGACACAAAAGAGAACGACTTCAAATACAACGCATCTCTGGTCTGGGGGCTTTGA
- a CDS encoding alpha/beta fold hydrolase translates to MPVELYYREAGDPALPTLILLHGLFGSSANWMGIVKRLEKQFHLIVPDSRNHGRSQHTAEMDYPSMADDLLALMDCLHLDTAHLLGHSMGGKVAMWLALNMSERVEKLVVADIAPVTYPDNFQPILQAMSGLDLERLAGRRAADALLSGSVPSLEVRQYLLQNLVNVGNHWQWRLNLSGLQSAMPELLGFPGVTAARFPGTALFIHGGNSDYVSSDSRPVIKALFPYARMRQLTGAGHWLYAEQPDAFSRQVTLFLSNR, encoded by the coding sequence ATGCCTGTTGAACTCTACTATCGCGAAGCGGGTGACCCGGCCTTACCGACGCTGATCCTGTTGCACGGCCTGTTTGGTTCTTCGGCCAACTGGATGGGTATAGTCAAACGGCTGGAGAAGCAGTTTCATCTGATCGTTCCAGACAGTAGAAATCACGGCCGCTCCCAGCACACAGCTGAGATGGACTATCCGTCTATGGCTGACGATCTGCTGGCGCTGATGGATTGTCTGCATCTTGATACTGCACATCTGCTGGGTCACAGCATGGGCGGCAAGGTTGCCATGTGGCTGGCATTGAATATGTCGGAACGGGTGGAGAAACTGGTGGTGGCTGATATTGCACCGGTGACCTACCCAGACAACTTTCAGCCGATTCTGCAGGCAATGAGCGGGTTGGATCTGGAGAGACTCGCAGGCAGGAGAGCAGCGGATGCCCTTTTATCGGGATCGGTGCCGTCCCTGGAAGTACGCCAGTATCTGCTGCAGAATCTTGTGAATGTCGGGAATCACTGGCAGTGGCGCTTGAACCTCTCCGGGTTGCAAAGCGCGATGCCGGAGTTGCTGGGATTTCCCGGTGTGACCGCCGCCCGGTTTCCAGGGACGGCGCTGTTTATCCATGGCGGTAATTCAGATTATGTGTCGTCGGACTCTCGTCCTGTCATCAAAGCGCTGTTTCCGTATGCTCGGATGCGACAACTGACCGGTGCCGGCCACTGGCTCTATGCGGAACAGCCAGATGCCTTTTCCCGCCAGGTAACGCTGTTTCTTTCAAACCGCTGA